One Chelonoidis abingdonii isolate Lonesome George chromosome 17, CheloAbing_2.0, whole genome shotgun sequence DNA segment encodes these proteins:
- the DRAP1 gene encoding dr1-associated corepressor isoform X2: MPSKKKKYNARFPPARIKKIMQTDEEIGKVAAAVPVIISRALELFLESLLRKACQVTQSRNAKTMTTSHLGRKPGSGRKNGGTGSKGKDPKQSGTDSEQEEESEDSETDGEEETSQSTPPSRPTTHFPSSPAPYLHFTCPPQSTMAMPVSVPPALPAMMPSAPAPPAPAQDEEEEDYDS, from the exons ATGCcgagcaagaaaaagaaatacaatgcGCGCTTCCCGCCG GCCCGGATCAAGAAGATCATGCAGACGGATGAGGAGATTGGGAAGGTGGCCGCTGCCGTCCCTGTCATTATAT CCCGGGCGCTGGAGCTCTTCCTGGAGTCGCTCCTCAGGAAGGCCTGTCAGGTGACACAGTCCAGAAATGCCAAGACCATGACCACCTCCCACCT GGGCCGGAAGCCGGGCAGTGGGCGGAAGAATGGCGGCACTGGCAGCAAAGGAAAGGACCCGAAGCAGTCAGGCACGGACTCCGAGCAGGAG GAGGAGTCTGAGGACAGCGAGactgatggggaggaggagacgTCCCAGTCCACGCCCCCCAGCCGCCCCACCACCCACTTCCCCAG ctctccGGCACCATATTTGCACTTCACCTGCCCCCCACAGTCCACCATGGCCATGCCTGTCTccgtgcccccagccctgcctgccatgATGCCCTCTGCGCcagcaccccccgccccagcacagGACGAGGAAGAGGAAGATTATGACTCGTAG
- the C17H11orf68 gene encoding UPF0696 protein C11orf68 homolog, whose amino-acid sequence MSDQDDGDMGKGGAFSAEHLAAESMAADMDPWVVFDARKTPRAEFEEWLQTYQPSRVSRFGDPERHIEPVGWIAIYGPNYCPESGDVVGLQEAWERLQISGRHVTFDTIRELALNHCVLTGKWLMHLDTGFKVDHAWSGIARSVLEGHFGVAKVSPCYPNSDRKHVICIYTDDFTDEEKVMDADAAIRGTGVKCLLSYKPDVYTYLGIYRDNRWHLCPTIYESKFDLECIPRRSRIINKVSNTEVT is encoded by the coding sequence ATGTCAGACCAGGATGATGGTgacatggggaagggaggggcctTCTCGGCCGAGCACCTGGCCGCTGAGTCCATGGCAGCCGACATGGACCCCTGGGTCGTGTTTGATGCACGAAAGACCCCACGGGCCGAGTTTGAGGAGTGGCTGCAGACCTACCAGCCCTCGCGGGTGTCTCGTTTTGGGGACCCCGAGCGCCACATTGAGCCTGTGGGCTGGATTGCCATCTACGGTCCAAACTACTGTCCAGAGTCAGGTGATGTGGTGGGGCTGCAGGAGGCCTGGGAGCGGCTCCAGATCAGTGGGCGCCATGTCACCTTCGACACCATCCGCGAGCTGGCACTCAACCACTGCGTCCTCACTGGCAAGTGGCTGATGCACCTGGACACCGGCTTCAAGGTGGACCACGCCTGGAGTGGCATCGCCCGCTCTGTGTTGGAGGGGCACTTTGGGGTGGCCAAAGTCAGCCCCTGCTACCCCAACTCGGACCGCAAGCATGTCATCTGCATCTACACAGATGATTTCACCGATGAGGAAAAGGTGATGGATGCGGACGCTGCCATCCGGGGCACTGGCGTCAAGTGCCTGCTCTCATACAAGCCCGATGTCTACACCTACCTAGGCATCTACCGGGACAATCGCTGGCATCTCTGCCCCACCATCTACGAGAGCAAGTTTGACCTAGAGTGCATCCCCCGCCGCTCCCGTATCATCAACAAAGTCAGCAACACTGAGGTGACTTAG
- the DRAP1 gene encoding dr1-associated corepressor isoform X1: MPSKKKKYNARFPPARIKKIMQTDEEIGKVAAAVPVIISRALELFLESLLRKACQVTQSRNAKTMTTSHLKQCIELEQQFDFLKDLVASVPDMQGDVEDNHAEGEKVSRRGRKPGSGRKNGGTGSKGKDPKQSGTDSEQEEESEDSETDGEEETSQSTPPSRPTTHFPSSPAPYLHFTCPPQSTMAMPVSVPPALPAMMPSAPAPPAPAQDEEEEDYDS, translated from the exons ATGCcgagcaagaaaaagaaatacaatgcGCGCTTCCCGCCG GCCCGGATCAAGAAGATCATGCAGACGGATGAGGAGATTGGGAAGGTGGCCGCTGCCGTCCCTGTCATTATAT CCCGGGCGCTGGAGCTCTTCCTGGAGTCGCTCCTCAGGAAGGCCTGTCAGGTGACACAGTCCAGAAATGCCAAGACCATGACCACCTCCCACCT gaagcagtgcataGAGCTGGAGCAGCAGTTCGACTTCCTCAAGGATCTGGTGGCCTCGGTGCCTGACATGCAGGGAGATGTGGAGGATAACCACGCTGAGGGCGAGAAGGTCTCCAGGAG GGGCCGGAAGCCGGGCAGTGGGCGGAAGAATGGCGGCACTGGCAGCAAAGGAAAGGACCCGAAGCAGTCAGGCACGGACTCCGAGCAGGAG GAGGAGTCTGAGGACAGCGAGactgatggggaggaggagacgTCCCAGTCCACGCCCCCCAGCCGCCCCACCACCCACTTCCCCAG ctctccGGCACCATATTTGCACTTCACCTGCCCCCCACAGTCCACCATGGCCATGCCTGTCTccgtgcccccagccctgcctgccatgATGCCCTCTGCGCcagcaccccccgccccagcacagGACGAGGAAGAGGAAGATTATGACTCGTAG